In the Chromobacterium sp. ATCC 53434 genome, GCCCTTGCTGTGGATAAGCGGCGGCGGGCGGAAACAGGCCGTGGGCCGCCGTATTTCTTGCTAGGCTGAGAAAAGCGTTTCCGGCGAAGGCGAGGTGGGATATGGACGGTCTGAGCGCGTGGGCCCGCGGCCGCGTCCATTACGGCTGGATCGCCGTCGCCGTCACCTTTCTGGTGATGTTGATCACCGCGGCGATCCGCTCGGCGCCCAGCGTGATGATGGTGCCGCTGGAGCATGAGTTCGGCTGGAGCCGGTCAGCCATCTCGCTGGCCCTGGCCATCAATCTGGCCCTGTTCGGCTTGATGGGGCCGTTCGCGGCGGCGGCGATGCTGCGCTTCGGTCTGAGGCGCACGGTGATCGCGGCGCTGGTCGTGCTGGCCGGCGGCGTCGCCCTGTCCGGCCTGATGCGCAGCAACTGGCAGCTGCAACTGCTGTGGGGATGGCTGGTCGGCTGCGCCACCGGGGCCACCGCGATGACGCTGGGCGCCTCGGTGGTCAACCGCTGGTTCGTCCGCCACCGCGGGCTGGCGATGGGCATCCTGACCGCCAGCTCGGCCACCGGCCAGCTGGTGTTCCTGCCGCTGATGGCCTGGCTGACCGAGCATCATGGCTGGCGCGGCACGGTGTGGCTGCTGGCCGGCTGCGCGGCCGTCATCGCGCCGCTGGTGTGGCTGCTGCTGCCGGAGCGACCGGCCAGTCTGGGGCTGAAGCCCTTGGGCGAGCCCGACGACGCGCCGGCGGTGGTTCCGCCGCGCCACCATCCGGTGCGCATCGCCTGGGACGCGCTGAGGCTGGCCTCGCGTTCGCGCGACTTCTGGTTGTTGTTCGCCAGTTTCTTCATCTGCGGCGCCAGCACCAACGGCTATATCGGCACCCACTTCATCGCGATGTGCGGCGACTACGGCCTGACGTCGGTGCGCGGCGCCGGCCTGCTGGCGGTGATGGGCATGTTCGACTTGCTGGGAACCACCCTGTCGGGCTGGCTGTCGGACCGCTTTTCGGCGCAGTCCCTGCTTTTTTGCTATTACGGTTTGCGGGGACTGGCCTTGCTGTACTTGCCGCACGCTTTCGGTTTCGCCTATTTTTACGGTTTGCCGCTGTTCGCGTTGTTCTACGGCCTGGACTGGGTGGCGACGGTGCCGCCGACCTTGAAGTTGACGGCTGAGGCCTTCGGCAGCGAGCGGGCCGCGGTGGTGTTCGGCTGGATCGTGGCCGGACACCAGTTGGGGGCGGCGTTCGCGGCGCTGGGCGCCGGCTTGCTGCGCAACAGCCTGGGCAGTTATGTCGTCGCGACGATGTGCGCCGGCGCCTTGTGCCTGTTGGCCTCGGTCCTGGTGCTGCGCATCGGGCGGCAGCGCGCGCAGCTGGTTTGAAAACAAGATGGAGAGACGGGTTTTCCGGTAGCAGGTATCTGATGTGGGTCCGATCCGCCGAGTGGCGCTCGGAGAAAGGCAGTCTGGCTTCACGTGGCAAGGGGGGGCGTCGGCGCGCCGGCGCAGCGTGTGCTTGAGTGATAAAACATCGGGAGGGGCTATGGGTTCCTGGTATGTCAGGGCGTGGGCGTTCGCGGCCATTGCCAGCGGCATCGGACATTTGCTGGCGCCGCAGTTGATGGCGGCCGGCACGGTCTGGGCGCTGTCGGTGGGTTGGCAGGCTGAAATCGCGATTTTCGATCTGGTTCTGGCGACGTATTTATTGTGCCGCCTGCATGCCGAGCCGGCATCGGCGCGCCAGTTGGTGGCCTTGTTGTGCGGCCTGTCCTTATTGTTGGGCCTCAATCATCTGCAGGGCGGTTTGCAGGGACATTGGGGTTTTCTGCATGTGGCGGGGGTGTTGGCCAACGGCCTGTCGGTGCTGGCGGGCGCCAGCCTGTTGTGGCCGTTGCGTCGGGCCAATCTCGAGCCGGAGTTGCGCAAACGCTTGCTGTAGGCGGGGAACCGGCGGCATGACGATCGCCCGGCGCATTTGCGCCGGGCGATCGTTTTTGGACTCGGACCGGGACCTGTGCCGGCTATTCGCGGTGGTAGGGGTGGTTGTTCAGTATCGAGTAGGCGCGGTAGATCTGTTCGGCCAGCATCACCCTCACCATGCCGTGAGGCAGCGTCATCGCCGACAGCTGCAACAGCACATCGGCGCGCTGCTTCAATTCCGGCGCCAGGCCGTCGGCGCCGCCGATGACGAAGGCGACGTCGTCGCCGCCGGCCATCCATTCCTTCAGGCCTTCGGCCAGTCTGACCGAGGTCCAGTTCTTGCCGCGCTCGTCCATCACCACCAGCCGCGTGCGCGGCGGGATGGCGGCGATCAGCCGCTCGTGCTCGGCGGCGATGCCCTTCTCGGCGGTGACGCCGCCGCCGCGCTTCTCCGGCTTGATCTCCTTGAGCTCGAGCGCGATGTCGCGGCCGAAGCGTTTGGCGTAGTCGGAATAGGCCTCGTCGACCCAGCGCGGCATCTTGGTGCCGACGGCGAATATGGTGATCTTCATGGCGACAGCGTGGAGAATGAGAAAAGGGCGGGAAGAACCCGCCCTTCGTTGGTCAGCTTAGACCGCCGACCACGGCTTGGCGGCGCCGAGCGCGAAGCTGGGCTTCTGGCCGCCCCACAGCGCCTCGATGTCGTAGTAGTCGCGAACGGCCGGCAGCATCACATGCACCACCACGTCGCCGGCGTCGACCAGCACCCATTCGCCGCTTTCGTGGCCTTCGCTGCCGACGATGTCCACGCCGGCTTCCTTCAGTTTGACCTGCACGCTGTTGGCCAGCGCCTTCACCTGGCGGTTGGAGTCGCCGGTGGCGACGATCATGCGCTGGAACAGCGAGGTCAGATTGCTGGTGTCCAGCTCGATGATGTCCTTGCCCTTGACGTCTTCCAGGGCCTCGACAGCCAGTTTGCTGATTTCTTGAATTTCCATGGTTCCTTTTTCCTGTGCCGGTACATAGCAGGCACAGGAGCCGGCAAGAGGTACCAAAAAGAGCGGGTAGGGGGTGCCCTACCGGTATAGCCGTTGCCGGCGGATGTAAGCCAACACGGCGGGATCGATCAGGCCCTCCACCGGCTCGTCGGCGGCCAGCAGCGCCCTCAGGCGGGTGGCGGACAGATCGAGCGGCGGCAGGGCCAGGGGGCGGATTGTACCGGAAGCCGTTCGATTTGAAAAATCAGAGACTTGGCGGGCGTGCCATTCACGTCGCACCGCAGGCGGCAAGGCGGCCGGATCGAAGCCCGGGCGCAGCGCGACGGCGAGGTTGGCCAGCGAGAACAGTCGTCGCCAATCCTTCCACGACGCCAGCCCGGCCAAGGCGTCGCCGCCGACCAGAAACCACAGCTCGGCGGTTTCGCCGAGTTCGGCGCGCAGCTCGCTCAGCGTGTCGACGGTATAGGCCGGCCGATCGCGCAGGACTTCGCGCGCGTCCACCGTCAGCCCGGCGTCGCCGGCGACGGCCAGTCGCGCCATTTCCAGTCTTTGGGCGGCGCTGGCGGCCGGCCGCTGGTCGCGGTGGTACGGCTGTCCGGCCGGAATCAGCCTCACCTGGTCCAGCGCCAGTTCGGCGGCGAAGGCGCGCGCCATCCGCAGATGGGCGTGGTGTATCGGATCGAAGGTGCCGCCGAACGCGCCGACGCGGACGCTCATGTGTTCTGGTTGTCGTCGCCGTTGCCGTTGACGATCACTTCCAGCCGGCCGGTGGACGGATGGATGACCAGGCCGTGCACCGGAATGTCTTTCGGCATCAGCGGGTGGTTGCGTATGGTCTGCACCGAGTGGCGCACGCTGTCGGTGACGTTGTCGAAGCCCTTCAGCCAGGTGTCCAGGTCGATGCCGGCCGCGCGCAGCGTGGCGATGGTGTCCTCGGTGACGCCACGCTCCTGAGCGTGGGCCAGCACCTTGTTCGGGTCGATCGCGCGCATGCCGCAATCGTGGTGGGCCACTACGCAGATTTCCTCGGCGCGCAACTCGTATACCGCGACGATCAGGCTGCGCATCACCGAACCCCACGGGTGGGTGATCAGCGCGCCGGCGTTCTTGATCAGCTTGGCGTCGCCGTTCTTCAGGCCCATGGCTTTCGGCAGCAGTTCCACCAGCCGCGCGTCCATGCAGGCGAGGATGGCCAGCCCCTTGCCGGGGAATTTGTCGGTCTTGAATTGCTCGTACTCGCGGTTTTCGACGAAGGCGCGGTTGTGGTCGAGCAGGGTATTCAGTCGGTCCATGTGTGCGGTTTCCTGTGCGGATATCGGGACGGATTCACCTGTGCGTCCGGCGGGCGCACAGGTGAATTCGCTCTGGATGTTTTACTCTATTCCGGGCGGCATGCTACCACCAGTCGCGGGGCGGAGGAACAGCCGCCGATAGCCGCATGGACGATGCAGTTTGGGGCGAAGCGGTATTTTTCAATCTTACCGCAGTCCGGGCTGGATGGTCCGCCTGCTTTCAGTGGCGCCCCCGCCACATCACCGCCAGCTGCACCAGCACCGCCAGCAGCAGCGCCGCGGCGAAGGCCGCGACGGTCGGCAGCGCCGCCAGCGCCCAGGCCAGGCAAAGACAGAAGGCGACGAAGGAGTAGAAGCCGCGCACCATACCGCGCAGCAGCCGTATCGCGGCGGCGTTGCCGGAGCTGGTGTGGGTGAATACCGCCATCACGCTGCCCAGCACCGGAAACACCGCCAGCAGGCCGCTGAGCGCCGGACCCAGCCGTTGCGACACGCTGGTGATGGCCAGCACCAGCAGCGCGCCGACCAGCATCCGCGGCGCCGGACCGGCCGCGCGCGGCGGCGCGGCTTCCGCCTGAGGCGGCGGCGGCGGGAACAGACGGCTGGCCACGGTCAGGAAGGCCAGTCCGAAACCGGCGCCCAGCCATGGCGGCGGCGCCGCGGCATGGCCCAGCGCCACCGCGGCGGCATAGCCGGCCAGACCCGCGGCCAGACAGGCCGGCCAGCGCCAGCGCAGCGCCGCCCAGCCGTAGGCGATGCCGAAGGCGATATTGGCGCTGGTGCCCAGCGCCGACGCCAGCGCCGCCTGGCGCGTGAAGGCCGGGCCCTGTTCCAGCACCAGGATCAGCAAGATGGACCCGGTGATCACCGGGAAGCCGGCCAAGGCGCCGGCCACGCCCGGTCCCCATTTTTTGGCGGCGGCGCTGATCAGCCAGATCAGCGTCGGCACCAGCAGCAATTTCAGCAGCAGTAGCATCTAGCGTCCTACCAGCGCGACAGATGGTCTTCGGCGACGCCGGCCAGCGCTGTCACGCGATGGGACCGGCCGCTGGCCGGATCGGTCAGCGCGCCGTCGAAGCGGCCTATCGGCTGCACGTAGCGGCTGGCGGCGATGATCAGATTCTTGTCTTCGCGCCGGGCGCCCTCCGGCGAGAACGTCAGGTCGACCAGACCGTCGGCGCTGCGGATGCGCCACGGCGCCAGTGGATCGTCGGCGTCGTAGTCGAAGGCGGCGGCGCCGACGGCGAACAGCCGGCCGTCCAGCCAGACGGCGTTCTCGGCGTCGCCCATATAGCCTTGTTGCAGATTGAAGCCCAGGCCGCGGTCATGGGCGCTGGCCCACAGCCAGCGCGTCTGGCGCGCCAGCAGGCCGTTGGAATGGTCCAGCGAGGCCACCGCGCCGGCGAGGTCGAAACGACCGGTCGCGCAGCGCGCCTCGCCTTCGACCGGCAGCCCGCCGCTCTTGTGGGTGCTGTGCGCCAGGTAGTTGGCCGGCGCGATCGCCGCCAGCACCGGCGGCATCGCCGCCAGATCCACGGTCGCGTCCAGCTGCAGTTCGCGGCTGGCCAGCGTCAGCCGCAGCGCGTCGCCGCCGCGCGCGAAGCGCAGATCGACGCCGCCGAAGCGGAAACGGGCATCGCCGAAGGCCTGCTCGGCCACCGCGACGCCCAGGCCCGGCACGCCGTTGGCGCTGGCGGCGGCCGCCACCCGGCCGGTGCGGCGGTCGAACAGATAGGCGAAGGCGGTGCCGTTCCAGCCGACGTCGACGACGGCCGCGCCGATCAGGAAATCGGCGGCGGCGATGGCGATGTACTGCCAGCGCTTGTGATGCAGCCGGCGGGTCAGCCGTTGCAGCGGCGTCAGCGCCAGCGCGCGCCAGTCGGCTTCGGGCACGATGCCCTGGTAGGCGCCGAAGGCGGCGGCGCCGGCTGCGGTGGTCAGGCGGGAGGGGGCGGGCGGCAGGCTGTGCATGGCGGCGTCGTGTTCCGGGTTCCGGGCATCGACGAGTCTAGCTGGAATCCGGACGTCATGACAGCGGGCAACAAACGTTTAGCGATGGGCGGAGCTGTGCGCATGCAACTTTGCCGCGAAGGCGGCTATCATAAGCCCCATGATGAAACGCCGCCTGTTGTCCGCGCTGCTGGCCGCCATGCTGGCGCAGCCGCTGTTCGTCCGCGCCGATCTGCCCGACCTCGGCGAGATTTCCGACGCGTCCCTGTCGCCGTCCGACGAGGCCCGCATCGGCCGCGACGCGCTGCGCGCGATGCGCGAGGCCGGCGACGTGCTGGACGACGCCGAGATCAGCGCTTACCTCAACGATATCGGCGGGCGGCTGGCGGCCGTCGCCGCCGTGCCCGGCGTCCATTTCACCTATTTCTGCGTCGGCGACACCGGCATCAACGCTTTCGCGATGCCGGGCGGCTACGTCGGCGTCAACATCGGCCTGATTCTGGCCACCCAGAACGAGGGCGAGCTGGCCGCGGTGCTCGGCCACGAAACCGCCCACGTCGCCCAGCGCCACATCGCGCGGATGCAGGCCGCCAGCAGCGCGACCAATCCGCTGCTGCTGTTGGGCACCATCGTCGCCGCCGCGCTGGCGGCCAAGGCCGGCAGCGGCGAAGGCGCGATGGGCGCGGTGTCGGCCGGCATGGGTCTGTCGATTTCGCGCCAGCTGGCGTTCTCGCGCGATTTCGAGCGCGAGGCCGACCGCGTCGGCATGCAGTACATGGCCGGGGCCGGCTTCGACGTCCGTTACATGTCCTCCTTCTTCCAGCGGCTGGAACAGGCCGGCCGCTACAGCGACACCATGGCCTACGCCTTCCTGCGCACCCACCCGGTGACGGTGGAGCGGATCAGCGAGGCGCAGAACCGCGCGCTGGACTATCCGGTGCGGATGCGCGCCGACAGCGTCGACTATTTGCTGGTGCGCGAGAAGCTGAGGGTGCTGACGATGACGCCGGAAGAGGCGGTCTCCTATTACAACAGCACGCTGGCGCGCGGCCTCTACCTGAACGAGGGCGCGCACTGGTACGGACTGGCGCGCGCCAGGCTGGCGCAGCACGATCGCGCCGGCGCCGCCGAGGCGCTGGCCAAGGCCCGCGCCAAGCTGCCGGATGATCCGATGCTGTACGGCCTGGACGTGGAGATCGCCCGCGACGGCCGTGACTGGGCCGCCGCCGCGCGCGCCGCGCGTGCCGGCCTGGCCGTCTTCCCGCGCAACGCGGCGCTGCAGCTGGCCCGGATAGACGTGGCGCTGGACAGCGACGATCGCAAGGAGGCGCAGGCGCTGCTGCGCCAGCAGCTGAACGACAGGCAGGACGATCCGGCCCTGTACCGGCGCGAGGCCAGGTTGTATGCCGACAAGGATCCGCTGCGCTACCACGCGGCGCTGGGCAACGCGTTCTATTACGAACAGCGCTATTCGTCGGCGTTGGAGCAGTACCAGCTGGCCAGCAAGGCCAAGGGCGATGATTTCTATCTGCGCTCGATGCTGGAGGCCAGGCTGCGCGAGGTGGAGCGCTTGGCCAAGGACGAACGCAAGGCTGCGCGGAATTGAAACAATTGTTTCAAGTTCGCACTTTCTATCGCAAAAAAACAACATGACGCGGCGCAGCATCGGTTTTTTTCGCACCTTCCCGCTGTCTTAGGCCCAGACGGCTATTCCTTTGCGAATCCTTCCAGTCGTACACTGGCTGGGTCGCATTGCGCTTATTCGAAAATGAACATTTTTATTTGCGAATCTGTTCGTTTATAATCGCAAATCAAATAATTGGCTCGCATTAGAGCCGATAGAGCATAAACGCGGGGCCGGCCAAGCAGATGCGGTCCCCGATGTCACCCGCTGTGAGGACCAGAGATGGCTGCAACTTTCCCTGACGATATCGATCCGTTGGAAACCCAGGAGTGGACTGAAGCGCTGGAATCGGTGCTGGACAACGAAGGCGCAGAACGCGCGCACTTCCTGCTGGAAACCATGGTCGAGCGCACCCGCCGTCGCGGTGCCCACCTGCCGTTTGACGCCACCACCGCGTACCAGAACACCATCCCGGTCGGCAAGGAAGCCAAGTCGCCGGGCAACCACGAGATGGAACACCGCATCCGCTCGATCAACCGCTGGAACGCCGCCGCCATGGTGCTGCGCGCCGGCAAGAAGGATCTGGAGCTGGGCGGCCACATCGCCTCCTTCCAATCGTCCGCCACGCTGTACGACGTCGGTTTCAACCATTTCTGGCGCGCCCAGAACGAAAACCAGGACGGCGACCTGATCTACTTCCAGGGCCACATCGCCCCGGGCGTGTATTCCCGCGCCTTCATGGAAGGCCGCCTGTCCGCCGACCAGATGGACAACTTCCGCCAGGAAGTGGACGGCCAGGGCCTGTCCTCCTATCCGCACCCGTGGCTGATGAAGGACTTCTGGCAGTTCCCGACCGTATCGATGGGCCTGGGCCCGCTGATGGCCATCTACCAGGCCCGCTTCCTGAAGTACCTGGAAAGCCGCGGCCTGGCCAAGACCATGGGCCGCAAGGTGTGGTGCTTCTGCGGCGACGGCGAGATGGACGAGCCGGAATCGCTGGGCGCGATCGCCATGGCCGCCCGCGAAGGCCTGGACAACCTGGTGTTCGTGATCAACTGCAACCTGCAGCGTCTGGACGGTCCGGTGCGCGGCAACGGCAAGATCATCCAGGAACTGGAAGGCGATTTCCGCGGTTCCGGCTGGAACGTGCTGAAAGTGATCTGGGGTTCCCGTTGGGACCCGCTGCTGGCGATGGACAGCAAGGGCCTGCTGAAGAAGCGCATGGACGAGTGCGTGGACGGCGATTACCAGACCTTCAAGTCCAAGGACGGCGCTTACGTTCGCGAGCATTTCTTCGGCAAGTACCCGGAACTGCGCGAAATGGTGGCCAATATGTCCGACGAAGAGGTGTGGAACCTCAATCGCGGCGGCCATGACCCGCACAAGGTGTACGCGGCCTACCACGAGGCCAGCTACAACGCCAACGGCCGTCCGACCGTGATCCTGGCCAAGACCATCAAGGGTTACGGCATGGGCGCGTCCGGCGAAGCCAAGAACATCGCGCACCAGGCCAAGAAGATGGACCTGGACTCCCTGCGCAACTTCCGCGACCGCTTCGGCATCCCGGTGTCCGACGCCGATCTGCCGAATGTGCCGTACTACCTGCCGGCCGAAGACAGTCCGGAAATGAAGTACATGCGCGAACGCCGCGCGGCGCTGGGCGGCTACCTGCCGGCCCGCAATCCGGTCAACCACCCGCTGGCGGTACCGGAACTGTCCGCCTTCGACGCGCAGTTGCAAGCGTCGGGCGACCGCGAGTTCTCCACCACGATGGCCTTCGTCCGCATGCTGGGCACCATCATGAAGGACAAGAACATCGGCAAGCGCGTGGTGCCTATCGTGCCGGACGAGTCCCGCACCTTCGGCATGGAAGGCATGTTCCGCCAGTACGGCATCTGGTCCACCCAGGGTCAGAACTACGTGCCGCAGGACCATGACCAGCTGATGTTCTACAAGGAATCCAAGGACGGCCAGATCCTGCAGGAAGGCATCAACGAGCCGGGCGCGATGGCCGACTGGATCGCCGCGGCGACCAGCTACGCCAACAGCAGCCAGCCGATGATTCCGTTCTACATCTACTACTCGATGTTCGGCTTCCAGCGCATCGGCGACCTGGCCTGGGCTGCCGGCGACATGCGCGCCCGCGGCTTCCTGCTGGGCGGCACCGCCGGCCGCACCACGCTGAACGGCGAAGGCCTGCAGCACGAAGACGGCCATAGCCACATCCAGGCCGGCCTGATCCCGAACTGCATCAGCTACGACCCGACCTTCGCCTACGAGCTGGCCGTGATCGTGCAGGACGGCATGCGCCGCATGTACGCCGAGCAGCAAGACGTCTTCTACTACCTGACTCTGATGAACGAAAACTACGTTCACCCGGCGATGCCGGCAGGCGCGGAAGAGGGCATCCTGAAGGGCATGTATCTGCTGCAGGACGGCGGCGACGCCAAGGTGAAGGTGCAGCTGATGGGCTCCGGCACCATCCTGCGCGAAGTGATGGCCGCGGCCGATCTGCTGAAGGCCGACTTCGGCATCGGCGCCGACATCTGGAGCGTGACCTCCTTCAACCAGCTGCGCCGCGACGGCATGGAAGCCGAGCGCCACAATCTGCTGAACCCGACCGCCGAGGCCCAGTCCTCCTACGTCGAGCAGCAGCTGGCCGGCCGCAACGGCCCGGTGATCGCCGCGACCGACTACATCCGCAACTACGCCGACCAGATCCGCGCCTACGTGCCGGGCCGCTACGTCGTGCTGGGCACCGACGGCTTCGGCCGCTCGGACAGCCGCGCCAACCTGCGCTCCTTCTTCGAGGTGGATCGCTACCACGTGGCGCTGGCGGCCCTGTCCGCTCTGGCCCGCGACGGCAAGATCGACGGCGCCAAGGTGGCAGAGGCCATCGCCAAGTACGGCATCAAGACTGACAAGCTGCCGAGCTGGAAGGTGTAATTCCAGGATGGAAGCCCCGGCTGCGGCCGGGGTCTTCCGTCTTTGCAAGGCAAGCGAATCTGTAGCGGATATCCGGCGGAACGCCCCGAGAGGGGCTTCCGCCCTACGAATGGAAAGCTCATGAGCAATCTGATCGAACTGAAAGTGCCCGACATCGGCGGTCACAACAACGTAGACATCATCGAAGTATTCATCGCCCCGGGCCAGACCGTGTCCGTGGACGACTCCCTGATCACGCTGGAAACCGACAAGGCGACGATGGAAGTGCCGGCCGAAGCCGCCGGCGTGGTCAAGGAAGTCAAAGCCGTCGTCGGCGGCAAGATTTCCGAAGGCGACGTGATCGCCATCATCGAAGTGGGCGCCGCCGCGTCCGCGCCGGCTCCCGCGGCCGCACCGGCCGCAGCCCCGGCTTCGGTCGCAGCCGCTCCCGCTCCCGCAGCCGCGCCGGCAGCGCCTGCCGCCCCGGCGGCTTCGGGCCGCAGCGAAATCCGCGTGCCGGATATCGGCGGCCACAACGGCGTCGACGTGATCGAAGTGACTGTCAAAGTGGGCGATGAAATCGCCGTCGACGACAGCCTGATCACGCTGGAAACCGACAAGGCCACGATGGAAGTGCCGGCCACCGCCGCCGGCCGTGTGGTGGAAGTGAAGATCAAGGTCGGCGACAAGGTCGGCGAAGGCGACCTGATCGTCGTCGTCGAGGGCGCAGTCGCCGCGTCCGCCCCGGCAGCCGCTGCGCCGGCTCCGGCAGCAGCCCCGGCCGCTCCGGCCCCGGTCGCCGCCGCGCCTGCAGCCGCTCCGGCCGTGGCGCCGGTAGCCGCAGCCGTGTCCGCCGCCATCGACGAGGCGGCCTTCTCCAAGGCCCACGCCGGTCCGTCCGTGCGCCGTCTGGCGCGCGAACTGGGCGTGGACCTGGGCAAGGTGAAGGGCAACGGCCGCAAGGGCCGCGTCACCGAAGACGACGTCAAGGCCTTCGTCAAGGGTGTGATGCAGAACCCGGCTATTCTGGCCCCGGCCGCCGCGCCGGCGGGCTCCGGCGTCGGTCTGGACCTGCTGCCGTGGCCGAAGGTGGACTTCGCCAAGTTCGGTCCGATCGAAACCAAGCCGCTGTCCCGCATCCAGAAGATTTCCGGCGCCAACCTGTCGCGCAACTGGGTGATGATCCCGCACGTCACGTTCAACGACGAGTGCGACATCACCGAGCTGGAAGACTTCCGCAAGACCGTGGGCAAGGAATGGGAAAAGTCCGGCCTGAAGATCAGCCCGCTGGCCTTCATCATCAAGGCCGCCGCCGAAGCGCTGAAGGCCTTCCCGAACTTCAACAGCTCGCTGGACGGCGACAACCTGGTGCTGAAGCAGTACTACCACATCGGCTTCGCCGCCGACACGCCTAACGGCCTGGTCGTGCCGGTGATCAAGGACGCGGACAAGAAGGGCCTGCGCCAGATCGCCCAGGAACTGACCGACCTGTCCAAGCTGGCCCGCGAAGGCAAGCTGAAGCCGACCGACATGCAAGGCGCGACCTTCACCATCTCGTCGCTGGGCGGCATCGGCGGCACCAGCTTCACGCCTATCGTCAACGCGCCGGAAGTGGCCATCCTCGGCGTCTGCAAATCGCAGATCAAGCCGGTGTGGAACGGTTCGGAATTCCAGCCGCGCCTGATGTGCCCGCTGAGCCTGTCCTTCGATCACCGCGTGATCGACGGCGCGGCCGCCGCGCGCTTCACC is a window encoding:
- a CDS encoding MFS transporter produces the protein MDGLSAWARGRVHYGWIAVAVTFLVMLITAAIRSAPSVMMVPLEHEFGWSRSAISLALAINLALFGLMGPFAAAAMLRFGLRRTVIAALVVLAGGVALSGLMRSNWQLQLLWGWLVGCATGATAMTLGASVVNRWFVRHRGLAMGILTASSATGQLVFLPLMAWLTEHHGWRGTVWLLAGCAAVIAPLVWLLLPERPASLGLKPLGEPDDAPAVVPPRHHPVRIAWDALRLASRSRDFWLLFASFFICGASTNGYIGTHFIAMCGDYGLTSVRGAGLLAVMGMFDLLGTTLSGWLSDRFSAQSLLFCYYGLRGLALLYLPHAFGFAYFYGLPLFALFYGLDWVATVPPTLKLTAEAFGSERAAVVFGWIVAGHQLGAAFAALGAGLLRNSLGSYVVATMCAGALCLLASVLVLRIGRQRAQLV
- the rlmH gene encoding 23S rRNA (pseudouridine(1915)-N(3))-methyltransferase RlmH; this translates as MKITIFAVGTKMPRWVDEAYSDYAKRFGRDIALELKEIKPEKRGGGVTAEKGIAAEHERLIAAIPPRTRLVVMDERGKNWTSVRLAEGLKEWMAGGDDVAFVIGGADGLAPELKQRADVLLQLSAMTLPHGMVRVMLAEQIYRAYSILNNHPYHRE
- the rsfS gene encoding ribosome silencing factor, with protein sequence MEIQEISKLAVEALEDVKGKDIIELDTSNLTSLFQRMIVATGDSNRQVKALANSVQVKLKEAGVDIVGSEGHESGEWVLVDAGDVVVHVMLPAVRDYYDIEALWGGQKPSFALGAAKPWSAV
- the nadD gene encoding nicotinate-nucleotide adenylyltransferase, translated to MSVRVGAFGGTFDPIHHAHLRMARAFAAELALDQVRLIPAGQPYHRDQRPAASAAQRLEMARLAVAGDAGLTVDAREVLRDRPAYTVDTLSELRAELGETAELWFLVGGDALAGLASWKDWRRLFSLANLAVALRPGFDPAALPPAVRREWHARQVSDFSNRTASGTIRPLALPPLDLSATRLRALLAADEPVEGLIDPAVLAYIRRQRLYR
- a CDS encoding carbonic anhydrase, giving the protein MDRLNTLLDHNRAFVENREYEQFKTDKFPGKGLAILACMDARLVELLPKAMGLKNGDAKLIKNAGALITHPWGSVMRSLIVAVYELRAEEICVVAHHDCGMRAIDPNKVLAHAQERGVTEDTIATLRAAGIDLDTWLKGFDNVTDSVRHSVQTIRNHPLMPKDIPVHGLVIHPSTGRLEVIVNGNGDDNQNT
- a CDS encoding DUF2804 domain-containing protein — protein: MHSLPPAPSRLTTAAGAAAFGAYQGIVPEADWRALALTPLQRLTRRLHHKRWQYIAIAAADFLIGAAVVDVGWNGTAFAYLFDRRTGRVAAAASANGVPGLGVAVAEQAFGDARFRFGGVDLRFARGGDALRLTLASRELQLDATVDLAAMPPVLAAIAPANYLAHSTHKSGGLPVEGEARCATGRFDLAGAVASLDHSNGLLARQTRWLWASAHDRGLGFNLQQGYMGDAENAVWLDGRLFAVGAAAFDYDADDPLAPWRIRSADGLVDLTFSPEGARREDKNLIIAASRYVQPIGRFDGALTDPASGRSHRVTALAGVAEDHLSRW
- a CDS encoding M48 family metalloprotease — protein: MMKRRLLSALLAAMLAQPLFVRADLPDLGEISDASLSPSDEARIGRDALRAMREAGDVLDDAEISAYLNDIGGRLAAVAAVPGVHFTYFCVGDTGINAFAMPGGYVGVNIGLILATQNEGELAAVLGHETAHVAQRHIARMQAASSATNPLLLLGTIVAAALAAKAGSGEGAMGAVSAGMGLSISRQLAFSRDFEREADRVGMQYMAGAGFDVRYMSSFFQRLEQAGRYSDTMAYAFLRTHPVTVERISEAQNRALDYPVRMRADSVDYLLVREKLRVLTMTPEEAVSYYNSTLARGLYLNEGAHWYGLARARLAQHDRAGAAEALAKARAKLPDDPMLYGLDVEIARDGRDWAAAARAARAGLAVFPRNAALQLARIDVALDSDDRKEAQALLRQQLNDRQDDPALYRREARLYADKDPLRYHAALGNAFYYEQRYSSALEQYQLASKAKGDDFYLRSMLEARLREVERLAKDERKAARN
- the aceE gene encoding pyruvate dehydrogenase (acetyl-transferring), homodimeric type, with translation MAATFPDDIDPLETQEWTEALESVLDNEGAERAHFLLETMVERTRRRGAHLPFDATTAYQNTIPVGKEAKSPGNHEMEHRIRSINRWNAAAMVLRAGKKDLELGGHIASFQSSATLYDVGFNHFWRAQNENQDGDLIYFQGHIAPGVYSRAFMEGRLSADQMDNFRQEVDGQGLSSYPHPWLMKDFWQFPTVSMGLGPLMAIYQARFLKYLESRGLAKTMGRKVWCFCGDGEMDEPESLGAIAMAAREGLDNLVFVINCNLQRLDGPVRGNGKIIQELEGDFRGSGWNVLKVIWGSRWDPLLAMDSKGLLKKRMDECVDGDYQTFKSKDGAYVREHFFGKYPELREMVANMSDEEVWNLNRGGHDPHKVYAAYHEASYNANGRPTVILAKTIKGYGMGASGEAKNIAHQAKKMDLDSLRNFRDRFGIPVSDADLPNVPYYLPAEDSPEMKYMRERRAALGGYLPARNPVNHPLAVPELSAFDAQLQASGDREFSTTMAFVRMLGTIMKDKNIGKRVVPIVPDESRTFGMEGMFRQYGIWSTQGQNYVPQDHDQLMFYKESKDGQILQEGINEPGAMADWIAAATSYANSSQPMIPFYIYYSMFGFQRIGDLAWAAGDMRARGFLLGGTAGRTTLNGEGLQHEDGHSHIQAGLIPNCISYDPTFAYELAVIVQDGMRRMYAEQQDVFYYLTLMNENYVHPAMPAGAEEGILKGMYLLQDGGDAKVKVQLMGSGTILREVMAAADLLKADFGIGADIWSVTSFNQLRRDGMEAERHNLLNPTAEAQSSYVEQQLAGRNGPVIAATDYIRNYADQIRAYVPGRYVVLGTDGFGRSDSRANLRSFFEVDRYHVALAALSALARDGKIDGAKVAEAIAKYGIKTDKLPSWKV